One part of the Puniceicoccales bacterium genome encodes these proteins:
- a CDS encoding class I SAM-dependent methyltransferase, translating to MVKKASATIADPRDTKAKDTSTSSQNSYDVIKYESRVFHESSPQHLRMMARLFGMNAPKASKARVLELGCGVGGNIMPLAVLFPEAKFVGVDLSEVQITEGKKDIDALGLKNIELTHMSISDIDIDFGEFDYIICHGVFSWVPKQVQWDIIRVCKENLSKHGVAYVSYNTLPGWGVVSTIRDMMVYHTKDFSDPKEKVSQAITMLKFALENQTGETNHWKVALEKELKILTNTTADYVFHEHLEENNNPMYFYQFIEMANKAGLKYLGDSSLASMYVGNMTAKAADTLKGLTNQVHQEQYMDFVRNRRFRSTLLCHDSNNLNFNLSAEKAFEFYLSLNSSVKPDFDPTLEDWTKEGPRSFNNGDMVANDRIIALAMIVLMEKNGHRISANELVTETTKRLGWNNELAVHAMLGNCVMELAMRGGIFLYDGPEHCVRTISEKPEVWRYAWHRAEAGNILVNVDLKSARVDFFYAEFAKLLDGNRTKNEAIDELKKNLKKLKVAVKANDGSKITDEATIDGEIEAFALKALDYFLAESFLVA from the coding sequence ATGGTGAAAAAGGCTAGTGCAACTATTGCGGATCCAAGGGACACAAAAGCTAAAGATACTTCCACATCGTCACAAAATTCCTACGATGTGATTAAATATGAAAGTAGAGTATTCCATGAGTCCAGTCCACAGCATCTACGAATGATGGCCAGGTTGTTTGGTATGAATGCTCCGAAGGCGTCAAAGGCTAGGGTGTTAGAATTGGGTTGTGGTGTCGGTGGAAATATAATGCCATTGGCTGTCCTATTCCCCGAAGCGAAGTTCGTCGGTGTTGATCTGTCGGAGGTCCAGATAACCGAAGGGAAAAAGGATATCGATGCACTGGGATTGAAGAACATAGAACTGACGCATATGTCCATATCGGATATCGATATCGATTTTGGTGAATTTGATTACATAATTTGCCACGGCGTTTTTTCCTGGGTACCGAAACAGGTACAATGGGATATAATCCGGGTGTGTAAAGAAAACCTGTCGAAACATGGCGTGGCCTATGTCAGCTATAACACATTGCCCGGCTGGGGAGTGGTGAGTACTATCCGGGACATGATGGTCTATCACACCAAGGATTTTTCCGATCCCAAGGAAAAGGTTTCCCAGGCCATAACTATGCTAAAGTTTGCTTTGGAAAACCAGACAGGTGAAACCAATCATTGGAAGGTTGCACTGGAAAAGGAGCTGAAGATATTGACGAATACTACAGCTGATTATGTTTTTCATGAACATCTGGAGGAAAACAACAATCCGATGTATTTTTACCAGTTTATTGAGATGGCTAATAAGGCAGGATTAAAGTATTTGGGAGATTCTTCATTGGCTTCGATGTATGTGGGCAATATGACGGCCAAGGCGGCTGATACCTTGAAAGGTCTAACGAACCAGGTGCATCAGGAGCAGTATATGGATTTTGTCAGAAATAGACGGTTTCGAAGTACATTGCTGTGCCATGATTCAAATAATCTAAACTTTAACCTGTCCGCGGAAAAAGCGTTTGAGTTTTATCTGTCGTTAAATTCAAGTGTTAAGCCGGATTTCGATCCGACTTTGGAGGACTGGACCAAGGAAGGTCCACGTTCATTTAACAATGGTGACATGGTGGCAAATGATAGGATCATAGCCCTGGCTATGATAGTGTTGATGGAAAAGAATGGTCATAGGATCTCGGCGAATGAATTGGTTACCGAAACCACCAAAAGACTTGGCTGGAACAATGAATTGGCCGTGCATGCGATGCTAGGCAACTGTGTTATGGAGTTGGCCATGCGAGGAGGAATTTTTCTGTATGATGGCCCGGAACACTGCGTGCGAACAATTTCAGAAAAGCCCGAGGTTTGGCGCTATGCCTGGCATAGGGCTGAAGCCGGCAATATTTTGGTCAATGTGGATTTGAAATCCGCTAGAGTAGATTTTTTTTATGCGGAATTTGCAAAGCTCTTGGATGGTAACCGGACGAAGAACGAAGCCATCGACGAACTTAAAAAAAATTTAAAAAAACTAAAAGTCGCTGTCAAAGCTAATGATGGCAGTAAGATTACCGATGAGGCCACCATCGATGGTGAGATAGAAGCATTTGCCCTGAAGGCACTTGATTATTTTTTAGCAGAATCATTTCTTGTTGCCTAG
- the cysS gene encoding cysteine--tRNA ligase, with translation MEILSIYNTLARSNQELVAAEGRPFGVYCCGPTVYNYAHLGNFRTFILQDILVRVLKVAGYDVKFVRNLTDVDDKTIKNSLALGMKLKEFTGEWENVFRDDCQRLNLLRPDVEPRATEHIKEQIALIEKLIAGGHAYVTQDGSVYYDVSSFKDYGKLSGVNVSDLKTQSSNSAGERNEADEYVRENACDFALWKARKASDGENFWPSPWGDGRPGWHIECSAMSMLYLGNTIDLHCGGVDLCFPHHENEIAQSEAATGEIFSRYWFHTAHLLMDGEKMSKSLGNIFALNDIMAKGFSPIVIRYVLASCHYRQQLNFTVDGLRSATGAIHRIISTLSRLKTMAGCADITSVPFVGWKYFKEAWEALKTDLNIPQCLGNIFSVLNELDLESLAVDQSKYCLAEIYRLLYALGLDNLSDFVDANVPDDLRIMAEERWTAKLGKNFALADTLRLKINESGWEINDSKTYYTVFKSL, from the coding sequence ATGGAAATTTTGTCCATTTATAATACATTAGCGAGGAGTAACCAGGAATTGGTGGCCGCCGAAGGGCGGCCATTTGGTGTATATTGCTGTGGACCAACGGTTTATAACTACGCTCACCTGGGAAACTTTCGTACATTTATTCTCCAGGATATTCTGGTTCGAGTATTGAAAGTCGCAGGCTACGATGTGAAGTTCGTCAGAAACCTGACCGATGTGGATGACAAAACCATAAAAAATTCCCTGGCCCTGGGGATGAAGTTGAAGGAATTCACAGGGGAATGGGAGAACGTGTTTCGGGATGATTGTCAGCGGTTGAATTTGCTGCGACCTGATGTGGAACCGCGTGCCACAGAACATATTAAGGAGCAGATAGCGCTGATAGAAAAACTGATTGCCGGTGGTCATGCCTATGTTACCCAGGATGGTTCGGTTTATTACGACGTATCCAGTTTTAAAGATTATGGAAAGCTTTCTGGCGTAAATGTTTCCGATTTGAAAACCCAGTCTTCCAATAGTGCCGGTGAGAGAAATGAGGCCGATGAATATGTCCGGGAAAATGCCTGTGACTTTGCCCTATGGAAAGCAAGAAAAGCCTCCGATGGTGAGAATTTTTGGCCAAGTCCCTGGGGTGATGGCCGCCCGGGTTGGCATATAGAGTGCAGCGCCATGTCGATGCTATACCTTGGCAATACCATCGATTTACACTGCGGTGGGGTTGATCTATGTTTCCCTCACCATGAGAACGAGATAGCACAATCTGAAGCCGCCACCGGTGAGATCTTTTCCAGGTACTGGTTTCATACGGCCCATCTTCTTATGGATGGCGAAAAAATGTCAAAGAGCCTGGGCAACATATTTGCGCTCAATGACATAATGGCGAAGGGCTTTTCCCCCATAGTGATTAGATATGTCCTGGCCTCCTGCCACTATCGCCAGCAGCTAAATTTTACAGTCGATGGGCTACGTTCAGCCACCGGTGCAATCCACAGAATCATCTCGACCCTCTCCAGGCTGAAAACGATGGCCGGGTGTGCCGACATAACCAGCGTGCCCTTTGTTGGCTGGAAATATTTTAAGGAAGCCTGGGAGGCTCTGAAAACTGACCTAAATATACCCCAATGCCTGGGCAATATTTTTTCCGTTCTAAATGAACTGGATCTGGAGTCCCTGGCCGTCGACCAGAGTAAGTATTGCCTGGCAGAAATATACAGGTTGCTCTATGCTCTGGGGTTGGATAATCTGTCGGACTTTGTCGATGCCAATGTTCCCGATGACCTGCGAATCATGGCAGAAGAACGTTGGACCGCAAAATTGGGTAAAAATTTCGCCCTGGCAGATACGCTAAGGTTGAAAATTAACGAATCAGGTTGGGAAATAAACGATTCCAAGACCTATTATACCGTCTTTAAGTCTCTCTAG
- the sctV gene encoding type III secretion system export apparatus subunit SctV produces MKLTTRISGAISTVTNCSDVLLALLVVAVIMLMVVPIPTAFLDLLLAVNLSISITLLMISLYIPRVLSISTFPSILLFTTLFRLALSITTTRLILIDADAGEIIETFGNFVVAGNFVVGAVIFLILLIVQFVVITKGAERVSEVTARFTLDAMPGKQMSIDADLRAGSIDTDQAKLKRTELEQENQLYGSLDGAMKFVKGDAIAGLIITFIDIVAGLIIGVFQKGMEPGKAIEVYSILTIGDGLVSQIPALLISITAGVIVTRVSSDAANPLGRDIGKQLLSRPKALVIGGCLIVGFMLIPGFPKIPFVIIGIISFITGRSLMKSEDEQKGGGTKAAKLAKATGMPSDVAPNIPTFKEEKEEFSVTVPLLIDVATSIEESVDPGALNDQLIQVRKALYYDLGVPFPGIHLRFNENLSDGIYQILLQEVPISQGKILKDHVLVRESKESLGILNIQYQEEKAFLPNIPSLWVHKGLRPQMDKASISYMTTPQIFTYHLSFILKKYSGEFIGLQETRFILENMEKNFPELVKEVQRVLPVQKIGEVLQRLVQEDISIRNLRLIIQCLIDWGQKEKEPVLLADYVRSSLKRYISYKYSGGQNILAVYLLDPSVEDVVRKAIRQTSAGSYLALEPDTAKKIVHKVKEEVGDFSRESNRPVLLTSMDIRRYLRKLIELELYELPVLSHQELTEEITIQPLGRISLV; encoded by the coding sequence GTGAAATTAACAACAAGAATAAGTGGAGCTATAAGTACTGTAACTAATTGCAGTGACGTACTCTTAGCATTGCTGGTAGTGGCGGTTATCATGTTGATGGTGGTGCCAATACCCACCGCATTTTTGGACCTGCTATTGGCTGTAAACCTGTCTATCAGCATCACGTTGTTGATGATATCGTTGTACATTCCAAGGGTTTTGTCCATATCCACGTTCCCCAGCATACTGCTATTCACTACCCTGTTTCGATTAGCCCTAAGTATAACAACAACAAGGCTTATATTGATAGATGCCGATGCGGGTGAAATTATAGAAACCTTTGGTAATTTTGTCGTGGCCGGCAATTTCGTTGTCGGTGCTGTCATATTTTTAATCCTATTGATTGTTCAGTTTGTGGTTATAACCAAGGGTGCCGAGCGTGTATCCGAGGTCACCGCAAGGTTCACATTGGACGCGATGCCCGGTAAACAAATGAGTATTGATGCCGATCTGCGAGCCGGAAGTATAGATACCGACCAGGCAAAACTCAAGCGTACAGAGCTGGAGCAGGAGAATCAACTCTATGGGTCGCTGGACGGAGCAATGAAATTTGTCAAAGGTGATGCCATCGCTGGCCTTATAATAACATTCATCGACATAGTTGCCGGTCTCATAATCGGTGTTTTCCAGAAGGGAATGGAGCCGGGCAAAGCTATAGAGGTGTATTCGATTCTAACCATAGGTGATGGCCTTGTTTCACAAATACCTGCACTGCTGATATCTATTACCGCCGGCGTAATCGTGACCAGGGTATCATCCGATGCGGCAAATCCACTGGGCCGAGACATAGGTAAGCAGTTGCTGTCAAGACCCAAAGCGCTGGTTATCGGCGGTTGTTTGATCGTTGGATTTATGTTAATACCTGGGTTCCCCAAGATACCATTTGTGATTATCGGTATTATTTCGTTCATTACTGGTCGTTCGCTTATGAAATCGGAGGATGAACAGAAGGGAGGCGGAACCAAGGCGGCGAAGCTTGCCAAGGCCACGGGTATGCCATCCGATGTGGCACCAAATATACCTACATTTAAAGAGGAAAAAGAGGAATTTTCTGTTACGGTGCCATTGCTGATTGATGTGGCAACATCCATAGAGGAATCTGTGGATCCCGGCGCGTTGAATGATCAGCTAATCCAGGTCAGGAAAGCCCTATACTACGATCTAGGTGTACCGTTCCCTGGCATACATCTTAGGTTCAATGAAAACCTGAGCGATGGCATATATCAGATTCTATTGCAGGAGGTACCGATTTCTCAAGGTAAGATTCTTAAGGATCATGTGCTTGTCCGTGAATCCAAGGAAAGCCTAGGAATTCTGAATATTCAATATCAGGAAGAGAAGGCATTTTTACCAAATATACCGTCCCTATGGGTACACAAGGGCCTCAGGCCACAGATGGACAAGGCCAGCATTAGCTATATGACTACACCTCAAATATTTACTTATCATCTATCATTTATATTAAAGAAATATTCCGGTGAATTTATTGGGTTGCAGGAAACGAGATTTATACTGGAAAATATGGAGAAAAATTTCCCGGAACTGGTCAAGGAAGTCCAAAGGGTGTTGCCGGTACAGAAGATAGGAGAGGTGCTGCAACGCCTGGTTCAAGAAGACATTTCTATAAGAAATTTGAGGCTCATCATCCAATGCCTAATAGACTGGGGTCAGAAGGAAAAAGAGCCGGTATTATTAGCCGATTATGTCAGATCTAGCCTAAAAAGATATATCAGTTATAAATACAGTGGTGGCCAAAATATCCTGGCCGTATATCTGCTGGATCCATCGGTCGAGGATGTGGTGAGAAAAGCCATAAGGCAAACCTCTGCAGGGAGTTATTTGGCACTCGAACCGGACACGGCTAAGAAAATTGTTCATAAGGTTAAGGAAGAAGTTGGCGACTTTTCACGGGAATCAAACCGTCCTGTGTTGCTAACATCAATGGACATAAGACGTTACCTGCGTAAGTTGATAGAGCTGGAGCTTTACGAACTGCCAGTGCTATCCCACCAGGAACTGACCGAGGAGATAACAATTCAACCACTGGGGAGAATTTCACTTGTGTAA